A genomic window from Pecten maximus chromosome 4, xPecMax1.1, whole genome shotgun sequence includes:
- the LOC117326582 gene encoding uncharacterized protein LOC117326582, with protein sequence MISPPNLQLLITRLTVIHHQTHHCKPPDPPVDSPPFIIRLATRLFTNLTITHHLTHHHCPTNSHLITTHHQTHHLITKLTTIFTITLTHHQTHHHTPSDIPPDSPPLTIRLNTTPTTTPITTYHHTSPNTTRLTTILTTNHHAYNCTQLYSPHYPLPHSLPDSPRLQHHTHHQIHLYPPPNSKPHTTKLTTRLATTRCHIHHKNHIRRTLASEKALS encoded by the coding sequence atgatttcaCCACCAAACTTACAACTACTCATCACCAGACTCACCGTCATTCACCACCAAACTCACCACTGCAAACCACCAGACCCACCAGTAGACTCGCCACCATTCATCATCAGACTCGCCACCAGACTCTTTACCAACCTCACCATCACACACCACCTAACTCACCATCACTGTCCAACAAACTCACACCTCATAACTACCCACCATCAGACTCACCACCTCATAACCAAACTCACTACGATATTCACTATAACACTGACTCATCACCAGACCCATCACCACACACCATCAGACATACCACCAGACTCGCCGCCACTCACCATCAGACTCAACACCACACCCACTACCACACCGATCACCACATACCACCACACATCACCAAACACCACCAGACTTACCACCATACTCACTACCAACCACCACGCTTACAACTGCACACAACTGTACTCACCACACTACCCACTACCACACTCACTACCAGACTCTCCACGACTTCAACACCACACTCACCACCAGATTCATCTCTACCCTCCACCAAACTCGAAACCACACACCACCAAACTCACCACCAGACTCGCCACAACTCGTTGCCATATTCACCATAAAAATCACATCAGGAGAACCTTGGCATCAGAGAAAGCACTAAGTTGA